One region of Miscanthus floridulus cultivar M001 chromosome 19, ASM1932011v1, whole genome shotgun sequence genomic DNA includes:
- the LOC136528891 gene encoding LOW QUALITY PROTEIN: potassium transporter 24-like (The sequence of the model RefSeq protein was modified relative to this genomic sequence to represent the inferred CDS: inserted 4 bases in 3 codons): MDAESGRGAASARKKSWRSELVLAYQSLGVVYGEVATSPLYVYKSAFAGGDIDHSEGNEEIYGVLSLVFWTLTLVTLLKYVLVVLRAADDGEGGTFALYSLICRRVRAGLLPGVGDSSAADDDLKEQRDGAPPASTVRAALQQRRELQWLLLLFALLGTSMVIGDGVLTPAVSVFSAVSGLKLSMVNDQHQYVLLPVTCVILVGLFALQHXGTHRVGFLFAPIVCLWLLCISTIGVYNIIVWNPLIYKALSPYYMYSFIQKTQVGGWMSLGGILLCVTGSEAMYADLGHFSQSSIKIAFTMVVYPSLVLAYMGQAAYISQHHNFERNHHIGFYISVPEKIRWPVLGIAILAAVVGSQAVITGTFSVIKQCCSLNCFPRVKIVHTSSTVHGQIYIPEINWILMILCLAVTIGFRNTKQMANAQGLAVITVMIVTTCFMSLVIVLCWNKNVVFALAFLLFFGAIEAVYFSASLVKFHEGAWVPIILSFTFLTVMCVWHYGTTKKYEFDVDNKVSISWLLNLGPSLGIVRVRGIGLIHTELVSGIPAIFSHFVTNLPAFHQVLVFLCIKSVSVPHVQPEERFXVGRIGLKQYRLYRVVVRYGYRDVQQDSLEFEKALVSSIAEFIRSGDSDKNGYPDGSESPYERLSIISKRXLPFQEADGEVEGSPESSVRKDTNPNLVSSKSRRVRFVLPENAQINSEVRNELQELTEAREAGMSFIMGRSYMKAKSGSSLMKRIAINFIYEFLMRNSRGPAYAANVPHVSTLEVGMVCQV; this comes from the exons ATGGATGCAGAGAGCGGCCGCGGCGCCGCGAGTGCGCGCAAGAAG TCGTGGCGGTCGGAGCTGGTGCTGGCCTACCAGAGCCTCGGCGTGGTGTACGGCGAGGTGGCGACGTCGCCGCTCTACGTGTACAAGAGCGCCTTCGCCGGCGGCGACATCGACCACTCCGAGGGCAACGAGGAGATCTACGGGGTGCTCTCGCTCGTGTTCTGGACGCTCACCCTCGTCACGCTCCTCAAGTACGTGCTCGTCGTCCTGCGCGCCGCCGACGACGGCGAGGGCGGCACCTTCGCGCTCTACTCCCTCATATGCCGCCGGGTCCGTGCGGGGCTCCTCCCTGGCGTCGGCGACAGTAGCGCTGCCGACGACGACCTCAAGGAGCAGCGCGACGGCGCGCCGCCGGCGTCGACCGTGCGCGCGGCGCTGCAGCAGCGCAGGGAGCtgcagtggctgctgctgctgttcgcTCTGCTCGGGACGTCCATGGTCATCGGCGACGGCGTCCTCACCCCGGCTGTCTCCG TATTCTCAGCGGTTTCGGGGCTCAAGCTGTCAATGGTCAATGACCAGCACCAAT ATGTTCTGCTTCCAGTAACATGTGTGATCCTGGTAGGCTTGTTCGCCTTGCAAC TCGGCACACACAGGGTCGGATTTCTCTTCGCACCTATTGTTTGCCTGTGGCTTCTCTGCATCAGCACCATAGGGGTGTACAACATCATCGTTTGGAATCCCCTTATCTATAAAGCCCTTTCGCCATACTACATGTACAGTTTTATCCAGAAGACACAGGTTGGAGGCTGGATGTCACTGGGTGGGATCCTTTTATGTGTAACTG GTTCTGAAGCTATGTATGCGGACCTTGGACATTTCTCGCAGTCTTCAATCAAG ATCGCTTTCACAATGGTGGTTTATCCATCACTCGTGCTTGCCTATATGGGACAAGCTGCTTACATTTCACAGCATCACAATTTTGAGAGGAACCACCATATTGGATTTTACATATCCGTACCTG AAAAAATCAGATGGCCTGTTCTGGGGATTGCAATCCTTGCAGCTGTAGTTGGGAGCCAAGCAGTTATCACTGGCACATTCTCAGTTATCAAACAGTGTTGTTCCTTAAATTGCTTTCCAAGGGTGAAGATTGTGCATACATCCTCCACGGTACATGGCCAAATATACATACCAGAGATCAATTGGATCTTAATGATACTGTGCTTGGCTGTTACTATAGGCTTCAGAAACACGAAACAGATGGCAAATGCACAAG GGTTGGCGGTTATAACAGTTATGATTGTCACAACTTGCTTTATGTCACTCGTCATCGTCCTTTGCTGGAACAAGAATGTTGTATTTGCTCTTGCCTTCCTtcttttctttggtgcaatcgaAGCTGTCTACTTCTCAGCTTCCCTCGTGAAGTTCCATGAAGGAGCTTGGGTACCTATAATTCTTTCCTTCACTTTCTTGACTGTGATGTGTGTTTGGCACTATGGCACAACAAAGAAGTATGAGTTTGATGTGGATAACAAGGTCTCAATAAGCTGGCTTTTGAATTTAGGCCCTTCATTGGGTATTGTTCGGGTCAGAGGCATTGGTCTCATACACACAGAGCTTGTGTCTGGGATTCCTGCCATTTTCTCCCACTTCGTCACCAACCTCCCTGCATTTCATCAG GTTCTGGTCTTCCTATGCATTAAATCCGTTTCTGTACCACATGTCCAACCTGAAGAGCGAT TGGTCGGACGCATTGGCCTGAAACAATACAGACTATACAGGGTAGTTGTCCGATACGGGTACCGGGATGTTCAGCAGGACAGCCTGGAGTTTGAGAAGGCCCTAGTGAGCAGCATTGCAGAGTTCATCCGCTCTGGGGACTCTGACAAAAATGGTTATCCGGATGGTTCAGAGAGTCCCTATGAGAGGTTGTCTATTATCAGCAAAAG CCTGCCATTTCAAGAGGCCGATGGTGAGGTTGAGGGATCACCTGAATCATCTGTTCGGAAGGATACAAACCCAAATTTAGTATCTTCCAAGTCGAGGAGGGTGAGGTTTGTGCTCCCAGAAAATGCGCAGATCAACAGCGAAGTGCGCAATGAGCTGCAAGAGCTGACTGAGGCAAGGGAGGCAGGCATGTCCTTCATCATGGGGCGCTCGTATATGAAGGCGAAAAGTGGGTCTAGCTTGATGAAGCGGATTGCCATAAACTTCATCTATGAGTTCCTGATGAGGAATAGCCGAGGCCCTGCCTACGCGGCTAACGTGCCACATGTTTCCACCCTTGAGGTAGGAATGGTTTGCCAAGTCTGA